Genomic window (Pirellulales bacterium):
CTTCAACCTCGATCGCACTCTTGATCAGCACCGTGCCCGCCGCCACCGATAGTCCGCGATCCGCGGAACATCCTTGGCCACGGGGCGGCAGGAAGCAAAAGTCGCTCGCGCCCCGACCAGCGCGGTCGCGATGCCATCGGGCGTGCCCCGGCCGGGAAGGCGCCGACGACAGGTTTTCGTCCGGCAGTCGCTCGCAGCTTACGGCGATGATTTGCCGAGGCGTCGCGGCTGAAGCGGCCTGGCTGCCGGTTGCGCGCCTCTCGGGATCAGTCGCTGGAACGATTCTTGCATGAAGTTTTCACGGGACGTGTGAAAATGCACTGTCTTCGACAAAAGAAGGAGTATCGTCATGGCCCAAGACCCCGTGTGCGGAATGGAAGTAAAGCCCGAGAACGCCGTCGCGAAGGCCGATTACGGCGGCAAGACGTATCACTTTTGCTCGGTCGATTGTCAAAGGCAGTTCAAGGACAACCCGGAGAAGTTCGTCAAGCAACACGCGCAGTCAAAATAGCGGCGTGTTCGGTGCACAGCCTTCGCATTCTCGAATGTTGTTGTAACGTCGCGTCGGGTCGCGGCCAAATGGCTCACTGTCGATCGCGGCAGGCCTTGATCCTAGAGCAGCTTCACGCGGACGGCCGGAGTTCCACGACGCGGTCATCAAGGCTCGCGGCCGCGCCGTTCAACGCCTGCCGAATGTCCGCGTCGTCGAGTTCCGGATACTCGGCGCGAAGCTGTTCACGATCGGGGTACGTCTGCCAAGGCTTCCAGAACCCGGCGGACGGTCAGACGCAGACCACGAATGCACGGTTGGCCGTTGAGTATCGCGGGATCGGAGGTGATTCGATCGAAGGTTGTCATGGCGTGATGCTACCCTCTCGCGGCGCCGATAACGCTCGATGATCTCGGTCTCGAAGGGCAGATTCCGCAGCCGCGGCACTTGCAACGTCACTTCGCCCGCCTTGGTGTGCAGCTTGCGATCGTAATGGCCGGCCCGCGTATCCAATCGCTCGGGCGAGCGGGCGTAACGCTTCGCTCCACACAGCTCATCGGCCTCGGCTTGCAGCAGACCGTTGAGCGTCTGCTCGACCGACTCGCGCACCACCTGGTCCACATGCGAGCGAATCTTCCCCTCCTCGATCCGAATCACGCCCTCAAAGTTCTCCCCGCTTCCCGATTGTGGTATCATCTCCATCTGGCAGTCCTTTCGATCTGATAGTTGTTCGTGTGACAACAAACTTCTACCAGCTCCAGGACTGCCTTTTCAATTTGTGCGCAACAATCTGGACGTTATCTTACGCTTCGTCACATTCCCCGTCCAAAACACCAAGCCCCGGACTCGCAGTGGCTAGGAACTGTCTTACCTATCTTCTCGGATGACCTTTTCGGGAGGGACAACCAGAACCTTAAGTCCAGCGACATTCAGCACGCGCAGGATGCGGTTTTCGGGAGGGACAACGGACAACGGTTCATTGGCCGCGCGGAGCAGAACGAACGGCTTCGCGGAAAGCCGTCGTTGTCTTATATCCGTGCTCGGTATGCTCAATGGCACCGGTTTCGACGAGGAGAAGGACGTCGTGTGTCTGTTTCAAAAACCGATCGCGAGGAATTTTCCATTTCGACGATAGCGCCACTCGCGTAATACAATGTGCCCAATGAGGCCGTCGATTCACGGTTCCGCAGTAAGAACTTCCAGTCTGTATTCGCCGAGAACATCGCTCGAATTGTGGCATCCAATTCAGATATTGCTCAAGAAGTACAATCGTAATACT
Coding sequences:
- a CDS encoding YHS domain-containing protein — its product is MAQDPVCGMEVKPENAVAKADYGGKTYHFCSVDCQRQFKDNPEKFVKQHAQSK
- a CDS encoding transposase, which encodes MIRIEEGKIRSHVDQVVRESVEQTLNGLLQAEADELCGAKRYARSPERLDTRAGHYDRKLHTKAGEVTLQVPRLRNLPFETEIIERYRRRERVASRHDNLRSNHLRSRDTQRPTVHSWSASDRPPGSGSLGRRTPIVNSFAPSIRNSTTRTFGRR